A window of the Desulforapulum autotrophicum HRM2 genome harbors these coding sequences:
- a CDS encoding histidine phosphatase family protein, whose protein sequence is MKPQQIIILRHGQSEANVNKVLYEDTPDHLMELTEKGRKQCIECGKFLKSLLNGKRITVWTSPYTRTRQTSEIVLSQVDAAEIKIKEDPRLREQEWGNFYTLDRAIKENEDRKRHSYFFYRIKDGESGADVYDRISTFLETLYRDFIKDDWTQTVLISTHGITSLIFLMRFFHWKYEAYETADRFSNCGYIVLMLNKDTDAYSISMDNRSGQSVDDMNTKG, encoded by the coding sequence GTGAAACCACAGCAAATAATCATTCTCAGACACGGGCAATCTGAAGCAAATGTCAATAAAGTTCTGTATGAGGACACCCCGGACCATTTAATGGAGCTGACTGAAAAAGGCCGAAAACAGTGCATTGAATGCGGCAAATTCCTAAAATCATTATTGAATGGTAAACGGATCACTGTATGGACTTCACCTTACACAAGAACCCGGCAGACATCGGAAATTGTCCTGTCACAGGTTGACGCTGCTGAAATAAAAATAAAAGAAGACCCGCGGTTAAGAGAGCAGGAGTGGGGCAATTTTTATACCCTTGACCGGGCGATAAAAGAAAATGAAGACCGGAAACGGCATAGTTATTTTTTTTACCGGATAAAAGACGGTGAATCCGGCGCAGACGTATATGACAGGATTTCCACCTTTCTGGAAACCCTTTACCGGGATTTCATAAAAGATGACTGGACCCAGACCGTCTTGATAAGTACCCACGGCATCACCTCCTTGATTTTTCTGATGAGATTTTTTCACTGGAAATATGAGGCGTATGAGACTGCGGATCGGTTTTCAAATTGCGGTTATATTGTTTTAATGCTGAACAAGGACACCGATGCCTATTCAATTTCAATGGATAACAGGTCCGGGCAGTCAGTTGATGATATGAACACCAAGGGATAA